A single region of the Streptococcus sanguinis genome encodes:
- a CDS encoding SpaA isopeptide-forming pilin-related protein — protein MNKRIRALLHLIILCLGVILPSVAPLTQVQAAEFGDVITEMSLKNSSGGDLTQGIDIWETFRVYAKFVLPDNQVHQGDTTKITLPSEYAFGNSSAIELKDSSDNVVANGFLDSTNKTITLTYTNYVEQKSGVQGEFFFYARVDHDVVRQEGDLNGGFTVGGRMLYPGIVHYNGPPKRYDSKIEKSSYQAAEDGKNEVHYNIAINRNMEHYTGVTITDKITSPNFKIMRDSIRVYKIAWRWNNGDWVRDSTEDVTANFQSKITENAAGDGFTIDLGDMDGFGYLLDYKTKADYDLVDGERVSNSATMTYNGGQTTTSSENRSYQIAGGVGEGYVFTIKLHKVNENGEDLQGAEFEVVRDRSGAVVGKLTTDSNGNANLGDLLRDDYTIREVTPPTGYDKLTEEIKIGSQDFGTDKSVSREIVNKKTVTEQDVTFKKVDPNGKEIPGAQLKIYKGDHVDQEEAPVADWTSEADTSKVIKLSPGTYTLTEANAPAGYQYVEDITFTVGDNGTVALVKKGAEDTVQAAGSILTITDKEDNSPKAITFSKVNLGGTEIAGAQIKIFKGNKAQGQAVESWTSEANQSKEINLEPGIYTFHEEAAPTGYLKVTDITFQVKHDGTVEVTNVGEKDSKGENNKVVTDGATLKVTDKDDDSERDVTIKKVDPNGKEIPGAKLKLYKGSRIRPEAKPLAEWTSEANASKVVKLAPGTYSLKESLAPAGFVAVEDIKFTVHFDGTITVDAKGATDSVEANGLVLTVTDKEDNSLKAITFSKVNLGGTEIAGAEIKIYKGDKAEGAAVESWTSEANQSKDINLAPGTYTFHEEAAPTGYLKVTDITFQVKTDGTVEVTNVGEKDAKGESNTVATHGATLTVTDKDDDLPRKVTFSKVSLGGTEIAGAEIKIYKGDKAEGQAVESWTSEAGKSKDLNLAPGTYTFHEEAAPTGYLKVTDITFQVKTDGTVEVTNVGEKDAKGEDNKVVTNGSTVTVTDKDDDLPRKITFSKVNLGGTEIAEAQIKIYKGDKAEGTAVESWTSEAGKSKDLNLAPGTYTFHEEAAPTGYLKVTDITFQVKHDGTVEVTNVGEKDAKGESNTVATNGSTVTVTDKDDDLPRKVTFSKVNLGGTEIAGAQIKIYKGDKAEGNPVESWTSEAGKSKELNLTPGTYTFHEEAAPTGYLKVTDITFQVKHDGTVEVTNVGEKDAKGEENKVVTNGSTVTVTDKDDDLPRKITFSKVNLGGTEIAGAEIKIYKGEKAEGTAVESWTSEANQSKDINLAPGTYTFHEEAAPTGYLKVTDITFQVKHDGKVKVTNVGEKDAKGEDNKVVTNGSTVTVTDKDDDSPKAITFSKVNLGGTEIAGAQIKIYKGDKAEGNPVESWTSEAGKSKELNLTPGTYTFHEEAAPTGYLKVTDITFQVKTDGTVEVTSVGEKDSKGEENKVIANGSKVTVTDKDDDSPKTITFSKVNLGGTEIAGAKIKIYKGDKAEGQTVESWTSEAGKSKDINLAPGTYTFHEEAAPTGYLKVTDITFQVNHDGTVKVTNVGEKDSKGEENKVVTDGSKVTITDKDDDLPRKVTFSKVNLGGTEIAGAEIKIYKGEKAEGNAVESWTSEAGKSKELNLTPGTYTFHEEAAPTGYLKVTDITFQVKQDGTVEVTNVGEKDSKGEENKVVTNGSTVTVTDKDDNLPRKVTFSKVNLGGTEIAGAEIQIFQGKEATGNPVAKWTSEANTSHELGLAPGVYTFHEAAAPTGYLAVTDIVFQVNLDGTVTVVNADGNTVEYKDGTLVVTDQTKPTGPDKDPSKKTDEPDPKKSNQDKPIEKDQDKPGDKGKTKKVLPFTGTEISFTLLAFGLILIVGCGVYFGIRFKK, from the coding sequence ATGAACAAAAGGATTAGAGCATTGCTCCACCTTATTATTCTTTGTTTAGGAGTCATTTTGCCATCAGTAGCTCCTCTTACTCAGGTGCAAGCAGCTGAGTTTGGTGATGTTATCACTGAGATGAGCCTGAAGAACTCTTCAGGTGGTGATTTGACGCAGGGAATTGATATTTGGGAAACTTTTCGAGTTTACGCAAAGTTTGTCTTGCCGGATAACCAAGTACATCAAGGAGATACGACAAAAATCACCTTGCCCTCTGAGTATGCTTTTGGGAACTCTTCAGCTATTGAACTTAAGGACAGCTCAGATAACGTAGTGGCAAATGGATTTTTGGATTCAACCAACAAGACCATTACTTTGACCTATACAAATTATGTTGAGCAAAAGTCTGGTGTTCAAGGAGAATTCTTCTTCTATGCACGAGTTGACCATGATGTTGTGAGACAAGAAGGTGACTTGAATGGTGGATTTACCGTAGGAGGTCGGATGTTGTATCCGGGAATCGTCCATTATAATGGACCACCCAAAAGATATGACTCAAAAATTGAGAAGAGCTCTTATCAGGCAGCAGAAGACGGTAAGAACGAGGTTCATTACAATATTGCGATTAACCGCAATATGGAGCATTATACCGGAGTAACGATAACTGACAAAATTACCTCGCCTAATTTTAAAATCATGAGAGACTCAATTCGGGTCTATAAAATTGCTTGGCGCTGGAATAATGGAGATTGGGTGCGGGATTCAACAGAAGACGTGACAGCTAATTTCCAATCAAAAATCACAGAGAATGCTGCTGGTGATGGATTCACGATTGACCTTGGCGACATGGATGGTTTCGGGTATTTGCTGGACTATAAGACAAAAGCAGATTACGATCTAGTTGATGGTGAGCGCGTTTCCAACAGTGCTACCATGACCTATAATGGTGGTCAAACAACGACATCATCTGAAAATCGTTCTTATCAGATTGCAGGCGGTGTTGGAGAAGGCTATGTTTTCACCATTAAGCTCCATAAGGTTAATGAAAATGGTGAGGACCTGCAAGGTGCAGAATTTGAAGTTGTTCGTGATCGGAGCGGAGCAGTTGTCGGAAAATTAACTACAGATTCTAACGGGAATGCCAACTTGGGTGACTTGTTGCGCGATGATTATACCATCCGTGAAGTGACTCCTCCTACAGGATATGATAAATTAACTGAGGAAATTAAGATTGGTTCCCAGGATTTTGGAACAGACAAATCTGTATCGCGCGAGATCGTCAATAAGAAGACGGTAACCGAGCAGGATGTAACTTTCAAAAAAGTAGATCCAAACGGGAAAGAAATTCCTGGTGCGCAACTGAAAATCTATAAAGGTGATCATGTTGATCAGGAAGAAGCTCCTGTTGCAGACTGGACTTCTGAGGCTGACACTTCTAAAGTCATAAAATTGTCTCCAGGAACCTATACACTGACTGAAGCTAACGCTCCTGCTGGTTATCAATATGTAGAAGATATCACATTTACAGTAGGCGATAATGGTACTGTTGCTCTTGTGAAAAAAGGAGCAGAAGATACTGTTCAAGCAGCGGGCTCAATTCTGACGATTACCGACAAGGAGGATAATAGTCCTAAAGCCATTACCTTTAGTAAGGTCAACCTAGGCGGTACAGAAATTGCTGGCGCTCAAATTAAGATTTTCAAGGGCAACAAAGCGCAGGGTCAAGCAGTAGAAAGCTGGACTTCCGAAGCTAATCAGTCTAAAGAAATCAATTTGGAGCCTGGTATTTACACCTTCCATGAGGAAGCAGCTCCAACTGGTTACCTGAAAGTAACCGACATCACTTTCCAAGTCAAACATGACGGCACAGTGGAAGTGACCAATGTCGGCGAGAAAGACTCTAAAGGTGAAAACAACAAGGTTGTGACTGACGGAGCAACTTTGAAGGTAACAGACAAGGATGACGACTCAGAACGTGATGTGACGATCAAGAAAGTAGATCCAAACGGGAAGGAAATCCCAGGGGCGAAATTGAAACTCTACAAAGGCAGTCGGATTCGTCCTGAAGCTAAACCTCTTGCAGAGTGGACTTCCGAAGCCAACGCATCTAAGGTGGTTAAGTTAGCTCCAGGGACCTATTCTCTGAAAGAAAGCCTTGCTCCTGCTGGATTTGTAGCTGTAGAAGATATTAAGTTCACAGTTCATTTTGATGGTACCATTACAGTTGATGCTAAAGGTGCAACAGATTCTGTTGAAGCAAATGGCTTGGTTCTTACTGTAACCGATAAAGAGGACAATAGTCTGAAAGCCATTACTTTCAGTAAGGTCAACCTCGGCGGTACTGAGATTGCTGGCGCAGAGATTAAGATCTACAAGGGAGACAAAGCTGAAGGTGCAGCCGTTGAAAGCTGGACTTCCGAGGCTAATCAGTCTAAGGACATCAACTTAGCACCTGGCACTTACACTTTCCATGAGGAAGCCGCACCAACAGGTTACCTCAAAGTAACCGACATCACTTTCCAAGTCAAAACAGACGGAACAGTGGAAGTGACAAACGTTGGTGAGAAAGACGCTAAGGGTGAATCTAACACCGTTGCGACCCATGGAGCAACACTGACAGTAACGGATAAAGATGATGACCTACCGCGTAAGGTAACCTTCAGTAAGGTCAGTCTTGGCGGTACTGAAATCGCAGGTGCAGAGATTAAGATCTACAAAGGCGATAAAGCTGAAGGCCAAGCTGTAGAAAGCTGGACTTCAGAAGCTGGCAAGTCCAAAGACCTTAACTTGGCACCAGGTACTTATACCTTCCATGAGGAAGCGGCCCCAACGGGTTACCTCAAAGTGACTGACATCACTTTCCAAGTCAAAACAGACGGTACAGTGGAAGTGACCAATGTCGGCGAGAAGGACGCTAAGGGTGAAGACAACAAGGTCGTAACCAACGGCTCAACTGTTACAGTAACGGATAAAGATGATGACCTACCGCGTAAGATTACCTTCAGTAAGGTCAACCTTGGTGGAACTGAAATCGCAGAAGCTCAAATCAAGATTTACAAGGGCGATAAAGCTGAAGGTACAGCCGTAGAAAGCTGGACTTCAGAAGCTGGTAAGTCTAAAGACCTTAACTTGGCACCTGGCACTTACACCTTCCATGAGGAAGCAGCCCCAACCGGCTACCTCAAAGTAACGGACATCACCTTCCAAGTCAAGCATGACGGCACAGTAGAAGTGACCAATGTTGGTGAGAAGGACGCTAAGGGTGAATCTAACACCGTAGCAACAAATGGTTCAACTGTTACGGTGACTGACAAGGACGACGATCTTCCACGTAAGGTGACCTTCAGTAAGGTCAACCTCGGCGGTACTGAAATCGCTGGTGCTCAGATCAAAATCTACAAGGGCGACAAGGCAGAAGGCAATCCAGTAGAAAGCTGGACATCTGAAGCTGGTAAGTCTAAAGAATTGAACTTGACTCCTGGTACTTATACTTTCCATGAAGAAGCAGCCCCAACCGGCTACCTCAAAGTAACGGACATCACCTTCCAAGTTAAACATGACGGTACAGTGGAAGTGACCAATGTCGGCGAGAAAGACGCTAAGGGTGAAGAGAACAAGGTCGTAACAAACGGTTCAACTGTTACAGTGACTGACAAGGATGATGATCTCCCACGTAAGATTACCTTCAGCAAGGTCAACCTCGGCGGTACTGAAATTGCCGGTGCTGAAATCAAGATTTACAAGGGCGAGAAAGCTGAAGGTACAGCCGTTGAAAGCTGGACATCTGAAGCTAATCAGTCTAAGGACATCAACTTGGCACCTGGCACTTACACCTTCCATGAGGAAGCAGCCCCAACCGGCTACCTCAAAGTGACCGACATCACCTTCCAAGTCAAGCATGATGGCAAAGTGAAAGTGACCAATGTCGGCGAGAAAGACGCTAAGGGTGAAGACAACAAGGTCGTAACCAACGGCTCAACTGTTACAGTAACGGATAAAGACGATGATAGTCCAAAAGCTATTACTTTCAGTAAAGTTAACCTTGGTGGAACTGAAATCGCAGGAGCTCAAATCAAGATCTACAAGGGCGACAAGGCAGAAGGCAATCCAGTAGAAAGCTGGACATCTGAAGCTGGTAAGTCTAAAGAATTGAACTTGACTCCTGGTACTTATACTTTCCATGAGGAAGCCGCACCAACCGGCTACCTCAAAGTAACCGACATCACCTTCCAAGTCAAAACAGACGGTACAGTGGAAGTGACTAGCGTAGGAGAAAAAGATTCTAAGGGTGAAGAAAACAAGGTCATAGCTAATGGTTCTAAAGTTACTGTAACGGATAAAGACGATGACAGTCCCAAGACTATTACTTTCAGTAAAGTTAATCTCGGCGGTACTGAAATCGCAGGTGCAAAGATCAAGATCTACAAGGGCGACAAGGCAGAAGGCCAAACAGTAGAAAGCTGGACATCCGAAGCTGGTAAGTCTAAAGATATAAACTTGGCACCAGGTACTTACACCTTCCATGAGGAAGCGGCTCCAACGGGTTACCTCAAAGTAACAGACATTACTTTCCAAGTGAACCATGATGGTACAGTGAAAGTGACCAATGTCGGAGAGAAAGACTCTAAGGGTGAAGAAAACAAGGTTGTAACCGATGGTTCTAAAGTGACTATTACCGATAAGGATGACGACCTTCCACGTAAGGTAACCTTCAGTAAGGTCAACTTAGGCGGTACTGAGATTGCTGGTGCTGAAATCAAGATTTACAAGGGCGAGAAAGCTGAAGGAAACGCAGTCGAAAGCTGGACATCCGAAGCTGGTAAGTCTAAAGAATTGAACTTGACTCCAGGTACTTATACTTTCCATGAGGAAGCAGCCCCAACGGGTTACCTCAAAGTAACCGACATCACTTTCCAAGTCAAACAAGACGGCACAGTGGAAGTGACAAACGTTGGCGAGAAAGACTCCAAGGGTGAAGAGAACAAGGTCGTAACAAACGGCTCAACTGTTACAGTAACGGATAAGGACGATAATCTTCCACGTAAGGTAACCTTCAGTAAGGTCAACCTCGGTGGTACAGAAATTGCTGGTGCAGAGATTCAAATTTTCCAAGGCAAAGAGGCAACTGGCAATCCTGTAGCAAAATGGACTTCAGAAGCAAATACATCGCATGAGCTTGGATTAGCTCCTGGAGTATATACCTTCCATGAAGCTGCAGCCCCAACCGGTTACCTAGCTGTTACCGACATTGTGTTCCAAGTGAATCTCGATGGCACAGTAACAGTTGTAAATGCTGACGGAAATACAGTAGAATACAAGGATGGGACGTTAGTCGTAACTGACCAAACGAAACCGACTGGCCCAGACAAGGATCCGTCTAAAAAAACAGATGAACCAGATCCGAAAAAATCAAATCAAGATAAACCAATAGAAAAAGACCAAGATAAACCTGGAGATAAGGGGAAGACGAAGAAAGTTCTGCCTTTCACAGGTACAGAAATCAGCTTTACGCTACTTGCTTTCGGTCTGATTCTGATAGTTGGTTGTGGGGTTTATTTCGGGATTCGTTTCAAAAAATAA
- a CDS encoding ABC transporter ATP-binding protein yields the protein MTLLDVQHVKKIYKTRFQGSQVEALKDIHFTVEKGEYVAIMGESGSGKSTLLNILAMLDKPTEGRVFLNGIDTATIKNSQASSFRREKLGFVFQDFNLLDTLSVKDNILLPLVLSRRPITEMMQKLVTTCNELGINKLQEKFPYEISGGQKQRVAVARAIITDPEILLADEPTGALDSKSSAALLDVFDDINARGQTILMVTHSTAAASRAKRVLFIKDGILYNQIFRGDKTERQMFQEISDTLTVMASEVKD from the coding sequence ATGACATTATTAGACGTACAGCACGTGAAAAAGATTTATAAAACCCGCTTTCAGGGCAGTCAAGTAGAGGCATTGAAAGACATTCACTTTACGGTAGAAAAAGGCGAATATGTCGCCATCATGGGGGAGTCGGGCTCCGGGAAATCCACCCTGCTCAACATCCTAGCCATGTTGGACAAGCCGACTGAGGGCCGCGTCTTTCTCAATGGAATTGACACAGCAACCATCAAAAACAGCCAGGCTTCCAGCTTCCGCCGAGAAAAGCTAGGCTTTGTCTTTCAGGATTTCAACCTGCTAGATACCCTGTCGGTCAAGGATAATATTCTTCTGCCGCTAGTCCTCTCTCGCCGTCCCATTACCGAGATGATGCAAAAGCTGGTCACGACCTGCAACGAGCTGGGGATTAACAAGCTGCAAGAGAAGTTTCCTTATGAGATTTCCGGTGGCCAGAAGCAACGGGTTGCAGTAGCTCGAGCCATCATCACAGATCCTGAGATTCTGCTGGCGGATGAGCCGACGGGAGCCTTGGATTCCAAATCTTCAGCAGCCCTGTTGGATGTCTTTGACGACATCAATGCCCGCGGTCAAACCATTCTCATGGTGACCCACTCAACGGCAGCGGCTAGCCGGGCCAAGCGGGTGCTCTTTATCAAGGATGGGATTCTCTACAACCAAATCTTCCGTGGTGACAAGACCGAGCGGCAGATGTTCCAAGAGATTTCCGATACTCTGACAGTTATGGCAAGTGAGGTGAAGGACTAG
- a CDS encoding FtsX-like permease family protein: MFRLAAKLAVSNLIKNRRLYYPFALATCVAVAISYIFNSLAFNPNLSKMTGASSVILVLVLGVVIVNITAGIIVFYANQFVMKNRSKELGLYGMLGLNKRHLFVMTFIELLIFGLMAVILGLTIGVLFDQLIYAFLLKLMGTKVVLVSTFQLPVLILVFIFYGFIFAGLVFVNGWRILRFDSLKMAKEKASGEKKSRFLLPQTFIGLAALLYGYYLAQTVRNPMEAIFIFFGAVLLVILGTYLLFNAGITVFLQLLQKNKKYYYQPNNMISVSNLIYRMKKNAVGLATISILSTMVLVTFSAGMNIYSGAEFMQKLMFPHDFSINGGVNAKKEQLDQVLTEFVAENQLKVKQQETYQFYSMGVKKKEGNSLDIYPKGQWTVSPNTYILMFSSEDYEKLTGKDLSLQENEIAVFNKGVDLDYKQPLQLAGQNLTIKTVLSEDFIFHKIPDEYNIIIPKGLYLVAKDPSQLLAHQMEQQAINPVLYGSLDIEASEDEKAKLDTIYQKKMTDYNQSLPEGAGGVHGQTGVIGILEIKGMLGGVFFIGIFLSIVFMMGTVLVIYYKQISEGYEDRDRFIILQKVGLDEQQTRKTIRKQVQTVFFLPLIFAFLHLAFAYHMLSLILQMLGVLNASLMLVVTLRVCALFIAVYVGVFLITSRSYRKIVAM, from the coding sequence GTGTTTCGATTAGCAGCAAAATTGGCGGTATCCAATCTGATTAAGAACCGCCGTCTCTATTATCCTTTTGCACTGGCTACCTGTGTGGCTGTAGCCATTTCTTATATTTTCAACTCCTTGGCTTTTAATCCCAATCTATCCAAAATGACAGGTGCCAGCTCTGTTATCCTCGTTTTGGTCCTAGGGGTTGTTATTGTAAACATCACAGCCGGAATTATTGTCTTTTATGCCAATCAATTTGTTATGAAGAATCGCTCCAAGGAGCTGGGACTTTATGGCATGCTAGGTCTCAATAAACGTCATCTCTTTGTTATGACTTTTATTGAGCTTCTGATTTTCGGGCTAATGGCTGTAATCTTGGGGCTGACTATTGGTGTTCTCTTTGACCAGCTGATTTATGCCTTTTTGCTCAAGCTCATGGGTACCAAGGTGGTTTTGGTTTCAACTTTCCAGCTACCGGTCTTGATTCTTGTTTTTATTTTCTATGGCTTTATTTTTGCAGGCTTGGTCTTTGTTAATGGTTGGCGAATTCTGCGTTTTGATTCTCTGAAGATGGCTAAGGAAAAGGCCAGCGGAGAGAAGAAGAGCCGGTTTTTACTGCCACAGACCTTTATTGGCCTGGCGGCTCTGCTCTACGGCTACTATCTGGCTCAGACTGTGCGTAATCCTATGGAGGCAATCTTCATCTTTTTTGGAGCAGTCCTCTTGGTCATTTTAGGAACATACCTGCTCTTTAATGCTGGTATTACAGTCTTTCTGCAGCTTCTGCAAAAGAACAAAAAGTATTACTACCAGCCCAATAATATGATTTCCGTCTCAAATCTTATTTACCGTATGAAGAAAAATGCAGTGGGGCTGGCTACTATTTCCATCCTATCAACAATGGTTCTAGTGACCTTCTCTGCCGGTATGAACATCTATTCTGGCGCGGAATTTATGCAGAAACTTATGTTTCCGCATGATTTCTCTATCAATGGCGGTGTGAATGCAAAAAAAGAACAGCTGGATCAGGTCTTGACAGAGTTTGTAGCAGAGAATCAGCTGAAGGTCAAGCAACAGGAGACCTATCAGTTTTATTCAATGGGTGTCAAGAAGAAAGAGGGTAACAGTCTAGATATTTATCCTAAGGGACAATGGACTGTGTCACCTAATACCTATATCTTGATGTTTTCCAGCGAGGATTACGAAAAGCTGACAGGAAAGGATCTATCTTTGCAGGAAAATGAGATTGCCGTCTTTAACAAGGGGGTGGATCTGGATTATAAGCAACCTCTGCAGCTGGCTGGCCAAAACTTGACGATCAAGACAGTCCTGTCTGAAGATTTTATTTTTCACAAGATTCCAGATGAGTATAATATCATCATTCCTAAAGGCCTGTATCTAGTAGCCAAGGATCCTAGTCAACTCTTAGCTCATCAGATGGAGCAGCAAGCTATTAATCCTGTTCTCTATGGTAGTCTGGATATTGAAGCATCAGAAGATGAAAAGGCTAAGCTGGATACAATCTATCAAAAGAAAATGACGGACTATAACCAGTCCCTGCCAGAAGGTGCCGGAGGTGTCCACGGTCAAACTGGTGTGATTGGCATACTTGAAATTAAGGGTATGCTAGGTGGTGTCTTCTTTATAGGGATTTTCCTCTCTATTGTCTTCATGATGGGAACAGTGCTGGTTATCTACTACAAGCAGATTTCCGAAGGTTACGAAGACCGTGATCGCTTCATCATCCTGCAGAAAGTCGGCTTAGACGAGCAACAGACTAGAAAGACCATTCGTAAACAAGTACAGACTGTCTTCTTCCTGCCCCTAATCTTTGCTTTCCTTCATTTGGCTTTTGCCTATCATATGCTCAGTCTCATTTTACAGATGTTGGGCGTGCTCAACGCAAGTCTTATGTTAGTGGTGACTCTGAGGGTTTGCGCTCTGTTTATTGCAGTATATGTCGGTGTCTTTCTCATTACTTCTCGCAGCTATCGCAAAATTGTGGCCATGTGA
- a CDS encoding amino acid permease has product MNIFRKKDASKDRTGMRRHLKIPDLILLGIGAMVGTGIFTITGTGAAKYAGPALTVSIVISALCVSISALFYAEFASRIPANGGAYSYIYAVLGEFPAWLAGWLTIMEFMTAISGVASGWGSYLKGLLSGFGIQLPAALNGTFNPKAGTYVDLLPILVLAFVTGVVLLNSKAALRFNSALVVLKFSALALFIIAGFFFIKPENWSNFAPFGFGEIYGGKVGIMAGASLMFFAFLGFESISMAVDEIKEPQKNVPRGIVLSLSIVTILYILVTLVLTGIVHYSKLDVSDAVAFALRSVGLGWAANYISVVAILTLITVCISMTYALSRMIYSIARDGLLPGSFKKLTEISRVPKNATILVGIASAVCAGIFPLASIASFLNICTLAYLILLALAVLKLRKDQGMPKAGEFKTPLVPLTPILSIIICLSFMTQYTKETWQAFGIALALGSLIYAFYGYRNSEIAVKEE; this is encoded by the coding sequence ATGAATATATTTAGAAAAAAAGATGCTAGCAAGGACAGAACGGGCATGCGCCGTCACTTGAAAATTCCAGATCTGATTTTGCTTGGTATTGGAGCCATGGTAGGAACTGGGATTTTCACCATCACAGGGACCGGGGCGGCCAAATATGCTGGGCCTGCTCTGACTGTTTCGATTGTCATTTCAGCGCTTTGTGTGAGTATTTCGGCCCTTTTTTACGCTGAGTTTGCCTCACGGATTCCGGCCAATGGCGGAGCTTACAGTTATATTTATGCTGTTCTGGGAGAATTTCCTGCTTGGCTGGCTGGCTGGCTGACCATCATGGAGTTCATGACCGCTATCTCAGGTGTTGCCTCTGGCTGGGGCTCTTATCTGAAAGGATTGCTCAGCGGCTTTGGTATCCAGCTGCCGGCAGCCCTGAATGGCACTTTCAATCCCAAAGCAGGTACTTATGTGGACTTGCTGCCCATTCTGGTCTTGGCCTTTGTTACGGGAGTTGTCCTTTTGAACTCCAAGGCAGCCCTGCGCTTCAACTCAGCCTTGGTAGTCTTGAAATTCTCAGCCTTGGCGCTCTTTATCATTGCAGGATTTTTCTTCATCAAACCAGAAAATTGGTCTAACTTTGCACCTTTTGGCTTTGGAGAAATTTATGGCGGCAAGGTCGGCATTATGGCTGGGGCTTCACTCATGTTCTTTGCCTTTCTTGGCTTTGAGTCCATTTCCATGGCGGTCGATGAAATTAAGGAGCCCCAAAAGAATGTTCCGCGCGGGATTGTTTTGTCCTTGAGCATTGTGACCATTCTCTATATTTTGGTGACCTTGGTCTTGACTGGGATTGTCCACTATAGCAAGCTGGATGTCTCAGATGCGGTGGCCTTTGCCCTGCGCAGCGTCGGACTTGGTTGGGCAGCTAACTATATCTCTGTCGTCGCTATTTTGACACTGATTACGGTCTGCATCTCCATGACCTACGCCTTGTCGCGGATGATTTACAGTATTGCGCGTGATGGGCTCTTGCCTGGCTCTTTCAAGAAATTGACAGAGATCAGTCGGGTGCCAAAGAATGCCACGATTTTAGTAGGGATTGCCTCAGCTGTTTGTGCAGGTATTTTCCCCTTGGCTAGCATCGCCTCTTTCCTTAATATCTGTACCTTGGCCTATCTGATTTTATTGGCACTTGCTGTCTTGAAATTGCGGAAAGATCAAGGAATGCCGAAAGCAGGAGAATTCAAAACGCCTCTGGTACCTCTGACACCGATTTTATCCATTATCATCTGCCTGTCCTTCATGACCCAGTATACCAAGGAAACCTGGCAAGCCTTTGGAATTGCCCTAGCGTTGGGAAGTCTCATCTATGCCTTCTATGGCTATAGAAACTCAGAAATCGCTGTAAAAGAGGAGTAG